The following coding sequences are from one Elusimicrobium minutum Pei191 window:
- a CDS encoding DnaA ATPase domain-containing protein — MIDIWEIKNREGVMTLYLHGTAADAKLAYKKLQPFAKEPMLADNPPYNYRIDLLNNDPDIIDKIKTAVEEVVKQSKKITPFFPANLESVLDPDNPPTIFRKKTDLETENFKVSRDPDISFRDESNGDQITSIDLGDGGLSIAPGDTMMMPLKEESAEPQDQENKSELHSDINNIFDLPPGGSEQAEAGDGPYDYPKDPTSEFEHNFDFPTESEKEESEHKDNGANYREEEIQRLLEKTMPGTRPSGNRAKISLEDILAAKTVMDVYADSGVTAEAKEGAEINKESAKVGEILENSDKTSFNIFEQNFKEDTSEKESGGEVIDPFDMIVSGGSLNEKKEPKEPAGEESPVQEADSMDEAAPATLQNVSAKTVDSNEQTIKNDSNKIISKTVEIVKKDKKKNVDNEKTFNNIKAEFIQEQISERFENKEDVSLKETKPEETGGKEECIVPALKPLNIAQAKDPKQTAGTEQASPPPVINGKPAAPQAPLIPPAPNREPKNKTEETLSREVEEMANEKPDLMPDDFNLEEDEIRKLLSKDPLPETDTVEDLTPQREETETKKPEVSEAETKNGENGEINMENQENRQEQEFNKESAPVKSAEDTQTKTMPPAPPAPPQNPSMPSVPVKAPLPSVASEQASLTEPAKVPPPPVAAEAEKTRTLPPPAPPVREPSSPSKTQHSFFGARKATTERSIDHSIELADREKHNWPLEVPLVPTYTFDSMVIGANRFAHATAISVIDNPGNLYNPLVLHGATGTGKTHFLNAIGYALSKKYGQQNIFLTNGVRFSRGIQRYVVEGKINTFEEFVKNTKAVLIDDIHLTAVNEQNREYISKYLNYFLQSNKQIVITSKYPPESLAKLEELINFKLDAGWISELKVATGSNHTRIVKKMLSDNHIDLTEAENEKFFRGMSLSVISRTIKRAKVLSHVLESEGKEVPSYPVLFEKLLAVSGEDVESAISVKDFSQITQMPNFGRGEWGKVGFFYPSDNANMMKWIAYSTAERAKEMGINGSFELALKSSYNTSNIISSAFKIANICDNKNLKGAVILGPSIDVCDPSVRENFYDILTHMLEIMLIRCGVINFEKIKAPSTYVKVIAELLK, encoded by the coding sequence ATGATAGATATTTGGGAAATTAAAAACAGGGAAGGCGTTATGACGTTGTATTTGCATGGTACTGCGGCGGACGCTAAACTCGCGTATAAAAAACTCCAGCCTTTTGCTAAGGAGCCTATGCTCGCGGACAATCCCCCTTACAATTACCGTATTGACCTGTTAAATAATGACCCTGATATTATTGATAAAATTAAAACCGCGGTTGAGGAAGTTGTTAAGCAAAGTAAAAAAATAACGCCTTTTTTCCCCGCTAATTTAGAGAGCGTTCTCGATCCGGACAATCCTCCTACGATATTTAGAAAAAAGACGGATTTGGAAACTGAAAATTTTAAAGTAAGCAGAGACCCGGATATAAGTTTTAGAGACGAGAGTAACGGGGATCAAATAACCTCCATAGATTTGGGGGACGGCGGCCTTTCCATTGCTCCCGGCGATACTATGATGATGCCTTTAAAAGAAGAATCGGCAGAACCCCAAGACCAGGAAAATAAGTCCGAGCTTCATAGTGATATAAATAATATTTTTGACCTTCCTCCGGGCGGCTCTGAACAGGCCGAAGCCGGCGACGGGCCTTATGATTACCCAAAGGATCCTACTTCGGAATTTGAACATAATTTTGATTTTCCAACCGAATCTGAAAAAGAAGAGTCTGAACATAAAGACAACGGTGCTAATTACAGGGAAGAAGAAATACAGCGTTTGTTGGAAAAAACAATGCCCGGTACAAGACCTTCCGGCAACAGGGCAAAAATAAGCTTGGAAGATATTTTGGCTGCTAAAACCGTTATGGACGTTTACGCTGATTCTGGCGTTACGGCTGAAGCCAAAGAAGGGGCTGAAATAAACAAAGAGAGTGCTAAGGTTGGCGAAATTTTAGAAAATTCGGATAAAACCAGCTTTAATATTTTTGAGCAAAATTTTAAGGAAGATACCTCCGAAAAAGAGAGCGGCGGGGAAGTGATTGACCCTTTTGATATGATAGTAAGCGGCGGCTCTTTAAATGAGAAAAAAGAACCTAAAGAACCTGCCGGGGAAGAATCTCCCGTCCAAGAGGCTGATAGTATGGATGAAGCGGCCCCCGCGACATTGCAAAATGTATCGGCAAAGACGGTTGATTCTAACGAACAAACCATAAAAAACGATTCTAATAAAATAATTTCCAAAACCGTTGAAATTGTTAAAAAAGATAAAAAAAAGAATGTTGATAATGAAAAGACTTTTAACAATATAAAAGCTGAATTTATTCAAGAACAAATCAGCGAACGATTTGAAAATAAAGAGGATGTTTCTTTAAAAGAAACTAAACCCGAAGAAACCGGTGGAAAAGAAGAATGTATTGTGCCCGCGCTTAAGCCTTTAAATATTGCGCAGGCAAAAGACCCGAAACAGACGGCAGGAACGGAACAAGCGTCTCCTCCGCCTGTTATAAACGGCAAACCGGCAGCGCCTCAAGCACCTTTAATACCGCCGGCGCCGAACAGAGAACCTAAAAACAAAACGGAAGAAACCCTTAGCAGAGAGGTAGAAGAAATGGCCAATGAAAAACCTGATCTTATGCCGGATGATTTTAACCTTGAAGAAGATGAGATCCGAAAATTACTTAGTAAAGATCCTTTGCCTGAAACGGATACTGTTGAAGATTTAACGCCGCAACGGGAAGAAACGGAAACGAAAAAGCCTGAAGTAAGCGAGGCTGAAACAAAAAATGGGGAGAATGGTGAAATTAATATGGAAAACCAAGAAAACAGACAAGAGCAGGAATTTAATAAGGAGAGCGCGCCTGTGAAATCTGCGGAAGATACACAGACAAAAACAATGCCTCCCGCGCCTCCGGCGCCGCCCCAAAACCCTTCCATGCCTTCAGTTCCAGTTAAGGCTCCCCTGCCGTCCGTCGCGTCGGAGCAGGCTTCTTTGACCGAGCCTGCCAAAGTACCGCCTCCGCCTGTTGCCGCGGAAGCTGAAAAGACAAGAACGCTTCCCCCGCCCGCGCCTCCTGTGCGAGAGCCTTCTTCGCCTTCTAAAACGCAGCATTCATTTTTTGGAGCCAGAAAGGCGACAACCGAACGTTCTATAGACCATTCCATTGAGTTGGCTGACAGGGAAAAGCATAATTGGCCTTTAGAAGTTCCTTTGGTTCCCACATATACTTTTGACTCAATGGTCATAGGAGCAAACCGTTTCGCCCACGCTACGGCTATTTCAGTTATTGACAATCCCGGCAATTTATACAACCCGCTTGTTTTGCACGGCGCTACGGGAACAGGTAAAACACACTTTTTAAACGCCATAGGGTACGCGTTATCTAAAAAGTACGGGCAGCAAAATATTTTTCTTACAAACGGCGTGCGCTTTTCACGCGGGATACAAAGATATGTTGTTGAAGGCAAAATTAACACTTTTGAAGAATTCGTTAAAAACACAAAAGCTGTTTTGATTGATGATATCCATTTGACGGCGGTTAATGAACAGAACAGGGAATATATTTCTAAGTATCTTAACTATTTTCTGCAGTCAAATAAGCAAATAGTTATTACGTCAAAATACCCGCCGGAAAGCCTGGCTAAGTTAGAAGAACTTATCAACTTTAAACTTGACGCCGGCTGGATAAGCGAACTTAAGGTCGCCACAGGCAGCAACCATACGAGAATAGTAAAAAAGATGCTTTCGGATAATCATATAGATCTTACGGAAGCGGAAAACGAAAAGTTTTTCAGAGGCATGTCTCTTAGTGTTATTTCAAGAACAATTAAACGGGCTAAAGTTTTAAGTCATGTTCTTGAAAGTGAAGGGAAAGAAGTGCCGTCTTATCCTGTTTTGTTTGAAAAGCTTTTGGCTGTGTCAGGTGAGGATGTTGAAAGCGCGATAAGCGTAAAAGACTTTTCACAAATAACGCAAATGCCCAATTTCGGAAGAGGGGAATGGGGCAAGGTGGGTTTCTTTTATCCTTCCGATAACGCTAATATGATGAAGTGGATAGCGTATTCAACCGCCGAACGTGCCAAGGAAATGGGAATTAACGGAAGTTTTGAGCTTGCGCTTAAGTCCTCTTACAATACGTCAAATATAATATCCTCCGCCTTTAAAATCGCCAACATTTGTGATAATAAAAATCTTAAAGGCGCGGTTATTTTGGGGCCGTCCATAGATGTGTGCGACCCTTCAGTGAGGGAAAATTTTTATGATATCCTCACCCATATGCTTGAGATTATGCTTATACGTTGCGGCGTAATTAATTTTGAAAAAATTAAAGCGCCCAGCACATATGTCAAAGTTATAGCGGAGTTACTTAAATGA
- a CDS encoding LPP20 family lipoprotein codes for MMKKLTVLAIAALLLAACGGLDSAVKKGEIAPTFTDTKVDGKYLWVRGFGAANPAHTTSAQKRIMSREAAIAQGYQRAAEHIYGTGVYAQMSVKDAVMQDSSIDNTIKGLVLGMGIYKTEYMNDDAATVIMRLSLSKLKAVNIEVK; via the coding sequence ATGATGAAAAAATTAACAGTTTTGGCGATAGCGGCATTGCTGCTTGCCGCCTGCGGCGGTTTGGACAGCGCGGTTAAGAAGGGGGAAATCGCGCCTACATTTACCGATACTAAAGTTGACGGTAAATATTTATGGGTGCGCGGTTTTGGCGCGGCTAACCCCGCTCACACGACTTCCGCCCAAAAACGTATTATGAGCCGCGAGGCGGCCATAGCCCAAGGATACCAAAGAGCGGCCGAACATATTTACGGCACTGGCGTATACGCCCAAATGTCCGTTAAAGACGCCGTTATGCAGGATTCTTCAATAGATAACACTATTAAAGGTTTGGTTTTGGGTATGGGAATTTACAAAACCGAGTATATGAATGACGACGCGGCCACCGTTATAATGAGGCTTTCTTTAAGCAAACTTAAAGCGGTTAATATAGAGGTGAAATAA
- a CDS encoding YifB family Mg chelatase-like AAA ATPase codes for MISKVLTAGVRGVDGFAIEVEADIAAGMPTMAVVGLPDTEVKEAKDRVVAALRNSGFDFPSKRITVNLSPAEVKKSGTGFDLPIALSILAASGQLSKKALEKLKDHIFIGELGLDGSLRSCAGVLPMLGAAGKKTAVIPPANSGEAALAQILAIAPLNLKELAEYLDGVTDLAQIGKIEFKSEEFEYFLDFNEVKSQPLAKRALEIAAAGGHNILMIGLPGTGKSMLAKRFPSILPSLTHEEALEITKIYSVANMLGKDKFAYSRPFRDPHHTISDVALAGGGATPKPGEISLSHNGILFLDEFAEFGRAALEVLREPMETGSVSIARARESVSFPARFTLIAAMNPCPCGNHGHPHKQCTCTPVMINRYRSKISGPLLDRIDLTVNLNPVEFKDWEKKAEGENSKEIRARVTKAREIQKERFKNSKTKVNAFMTTAEIKKFCPLPEGGGPVLEAAMRKLGLSARSLDKILKTARTIADLEGSKDISKLHIMEVLQYRPLDRKGVADV; via the coding sequence ATGATTTCAAAAGTGCTTACGGCGGGAGTTAGAGGTGTTGACGGGTTTGCCATTGAAGTAGAGGCAGACATCGCCGCGGGCATGCCTACTATGGCTGTTGTAGGCCTTCCAGATACGGAAGTTAAAGAAGCTAAAGACCGTGTTGTGGCGGCTTTAAGAAACTCGGGTTTTGATTTCCCGTCAAAAAGAATAACGGTTAATTTAAGCCCAGCCGAAGTAAAAAAATCAGGCACGGGGTTTGACTTGCCTATAGCTCTTTCAATCTTGGCGGCTTCGGGGCAGCTAAGTAAAAAAGCTTTAGAAAAGTTAAAAGACCATATTTTTATAGGCGAACTTGGTTTAGATGGCAGTTTGCGTTCTTGCGCGGGCGTTTTGCCCATGCTTGGCGCGGCAGGTAAAAAAACGGCGGTAATCCCGCCTGCTAATTCGGGTGAAGCCGCTTTGGCGCAAATACTCGCAATAGCTCCTTTAAATTTAAAAGAACTTGCCGAATATTTAGACGGCGTTACTGATTTAGCGCAGATTGGCAAAATTGAATTTAAATCTGAAGAGTTTGAATATTTTTTAGATTTTAATGAAGTAAAAAGCCAGCCGCTTGCCAAACGCGCCTTAGAAATCGCGGCCGCGGGCGGACATAATATTTTAATGATAGGTTTGCCCGGCACCGGTAAAAGCATGCTGGCAAAAAGGTTTCCGTCCATACTTCCTTCTTTAACTCATGAGGAAGCATTGGAAATAACTAAAATTTATTCCGTGGCAAACATGCTCGGTAAAGATAAATTTGCCTATAGCAGGCCGTTTAGGGACCCGCACCACACAATTTCGGACGTGGCTTTAGCAGGCGGCGGCGCGACTCCCAAACCTGGGGAAATTTCCCTTTCGCACAACGGCATTTTATTTTTAGATGAATTTGCGGAATTCGGACGCGCCGCTTTAGAAGTTTTAAGAGAGCCTATGGAAACAGGTTCCGTTTCTATAGCAAGAGCAAGGGAAAGCGTTTCTTTTCCCGCCAGATTTACTTTAATAGCGGCTATGAACCCGTGCCCTTGCGGCAATCACGGACATCCGCACAAACAGTGTACGTGTACGCCTGTTATGATTAACAGGTACCGTTCAAAAATATCGGGGCCTCTTTTAGACAGGATTGATTTAACCGTTAATTTAAACCCTGTTGAATTTAAAGATTGGGAAAAAAAGGCTGAAGGAGAAAACTCTAAAGAAATAAGGGCGCGCGTAACCAAGGCCAGGGAAATACAAAAAGAACGTTTTAAAAACTCAAAAACAAAAGTAAACGCTTTTATGACGACGGCAGAAATAAAGAAATTTTGCCCTTTGCCCGAAGGCGGCGGGCCGGTGCTTGAAGCGGCTATGAGAAAATTGGGCTTAAGCGCCAGAAGTTTAGATAAGATTTTAAAAACGGCGCGCACCATTGCCGATTTGGAAGGAAGTAAAGATATTTCAAAGCTTCATATTATGGAAGTTTTACAGTACAGACCGCTTGACAGAAAAGGCGTGGCCGACGTATGA
- the dprA gene encoding DNA-processing protein DprA has protein sequence MITDSERLARIKLNAFTYLRTDWAMRMIEVFGSAEMILKTSAKDLAAQGGMSEDTAANLLKEAHALDAEKEAELTNKAGGKILLLEDYEYPQSLKDIKDPPFVLYVRGTLEARGPKVAMVGTRLITPYGRRCAKKFATEIAQAGCVVVSGLARGVDSVCQQAVVDINKPTWAVVGTGIGRCYPAENKALANAVLENGGAIISELSFNKPPNAFHFPRRNRIISALSSVVVIIEGKVRSGALITAKLAAEQGKDILAVPGSIESEQSGGPNMLIKDGAHALLETRDIIDLIPFEERFGLNEEVFEKDSVQKEILDLTETEKQFLEVIGPGEHTIDDIVEALATDVPSAAAVLFEMEIKGVLMCKDGKYSRNNF, from the coding sequence ATGATAACAGATTCGGAAAGACTTGCCAGAATAAAATTAAACGCTTTTACCTATTTGCGTACGGATTGGGCCATGCGCATGATAGAAGTTTTTGGCAGCGCGGAAATGATTTTAAAAACTTCAGCTAAGGATTTGGCGGCGCAGGGCGGAATGTCGGAAGATACTGCCGCCAATTTACTTAAAGAAGCGCACGCGCTTGACGCTGAGAAGGAAGCGGAACTTACAAATAAAGCGGGCGGCAAAATTTTGCTTTTGGAAGATTATGAGTATCCCCAAAGTTTAAAAGATATTAAGGACCCGCCTTTTGTTTTATATGTGCGCGGAACATTAGAAGCGCGCGGCCCTAAAGTGGCAATGGTGGGCACAAGGCTTATAACGCCTTACGGAAGGAGATGCGCTAAAAAATTTGCCACGGAAATCGCGCAGGCGGGATGCGTTGTAGTAAGCGGTTTGGCCCGCGGAGTTGACAGTGTATGCCAGCAGGCGGTGGTTGATATTAATAAACCCACCTGGGCTGTTGTGGGCACTGGAATAGGGCGTTGTTACCCGGCTGAAAATAAAGCTTTGGCAAACGCTGTTTTAGAAAACGGCGGCGCCATAATTTCGGAACTATCTTTTAATAAACCGCCGAACGCTTTTCATTTTCCCAGGCGCAACAGAATAATTTCTGCCCTTTCAAGCGTGGTGGTTATTATAGAAGGTAAAGTGCGCTCAGGCGCTTTGATTACGGCAAAACTGGCCGCTGAGCAGGGTAAAGATATTTTAGCGGTGCCCGGCTCTATAGAAAGCGAACAGAGCGGCGGCCCCAATATGTTAATTAAAGACGGCGCGCACGCCTTGCTTGAAACGCGCGATATTATAGACCTTATTCCTTTTGAGGAGCGCTTTGGCCTTAATGAGGAAGTTTTTGAAAAAGATTCGGTTCAAAAAGAAATACTTGATTTAACTGAAACGGAAAAACAATTTTTAGAAGTTATCGGCCCCGGTGAACATACGATCGATGATATTGTTGAAGCTTTGGCAACGGATGTTCCTTCGGCCGCGGCGGTATTATTTGAAATGGAGATTAAAGGCGTTTTAATGTGCAAAGACGGCAAATACAGCCGTAACAATTTTTAA